In Chelonia mydas isolate rCheMyd1 chromosome 20, rCheMyd1.pri.v2, whole genome shotgun sequence, a single genomic region encodes these proteins:
- the KANK2 gene encoding LOW QUALITY PROTEIN: KN motif and ankyrin repeat domain-containing protein 2 (The sequence of the model RefSeq protein was modified relative to this genomic sequence to represent the inferred CDS: inserted 3 bases in 2 codons; deleted 4 bases in 3 codons), whose protein sequence is MAQVLHMESGFPGKPTPTSPAAFGAQEPQLPYSVETPYGYRLDLDFLKYVDDIEKGNTIRRVPVHRRPRHSSLPRGAGSWWTSTESLCSNASLDSRHSSYSYCAPGFYPPGGTGAFNARVEKTLLDARKKLEDQAGGLGSLHSSVSGSTSSLLGGQPPGAQAGFTPLGSGLSTPVCPSPGHLQHVREQMAVALQKLRQLEEQVKVIPVLQVKVSVLQEEKRQLSVQLKSQKFLGHPGGFGKGKARGELYIEIPEEGGGGEGAXTSPLRGSRRPDSGGSAPLSPPPAAERKEVRSVGVGTSEPGDRRSVGVGVSEQELVPEGSARAALALSAKVAVLEKQLQKALRELQGAQQKLRSRARPGREGAAGQRRAEGRPGWQQQEVPVKADTVKVIQVQREPEIAASKATGVAHRPQRAQSLETKEPYASLRALTRGEPGTPPQAVVVETXFPVHAAAPHAAPIHGVKKISIVAEPRGEETGPGGGASPEPPGAPQKPEAAVAPDLVPAQPAAPCPSKAEDPASAQGGVRTGTKRQGEAPEMAGKKSLQFVGVNGGYESTSSGSSTAENSSDNESTESEYHEASEGPPAGQVPAPQRVLAEGNTATAGEPPSTAQGRTTGTGLSPELLAACETLRKYLESPDLLMDKEMKAAYTLVLQDWLQLSCHREAAPEAVGGRLAAYRALSPRLLEFVLNMADGNGNTALHYTVSHSNFPVVQRLLETGLCNVDKQNKAGYTAIMLTALAATRSDKDMATIQQLLQLGDVNAKASQAGQTALMLAVSHGRQDMVGALLACAADVNLQDADGSTALMCACEHGHAEIARLLLATPACHVGLADHDGSTALSIALEAGQNDIAAMLYAHMNFAKPPSPGTPKQPKAETAAAVLPTEAQ, encoded by the exons GGaagcccacccccacctcccccgccgCCTTCGGGGCCCAGGAGCCGCAGCTGCCCTACTCGGTGGAGACGCCGTACGGCTACCGCCTCGACCTGGACTTCCTGAAGTACGTGGACGACATCGAGAAAGGCAACACCATCCGGCGGGTCCCGGTGCACCGGCGGCCCcggcacagctccctgccccgcggcGCCGGATCCTGGTGGACTTCCACCGAGTCCCTGTGCTCCAACGCCAGCCTGGACAGCCGCCACTCCTCCTACTCCTACTGCGCCCCCGGCTTCTACCCCCCGGGCGGGACGGGCGCCTTCAACGCCCGCGTGGAGAAGACCCTGCTGGACGCCCGCAAGAAGCTGGAGGACCAGGCGGGGGGCCTGGGGAGCCTGCACAGCAGCGTCTCGGGCTccaccagctccctgctgggCGGGCAGCCCCCCGGCGCGCAGGCCGGGTTCACCCCGCTGGGCTCGGGGCTGTCCACGCCCGTGTGCCCCAGCCCCGGGCACCTGCAGCATGTGCGGGAGCAGATGGCCGTGGCCCTGCAGAAGCTGCggcagctggaggagcaggtgAAGGTGATCCCGGTGCTGCAGGTGAAGGTCTCggtgctgcaggaggagaagcgGCAGCTCAGCGTCCAGCTGAAGAGCCAGAAGTTCCTGGGCCACCCAGGCGGGTTTGGGAAGGGCAAAGCCAGGGGCGAGCTCTACATCGAGATCCCGGaggagggcgggggcggggagggggc caCCTCCCCGCTGCGGGGGAGCCGGAGGCCGGATTCGGGGGGCTCGGCCCCCCTGAGCCCCCCGCCGGCGGCAGAGCGGAAGGAGGTGAGGTCGGTGGGGGTGGGGACGTCGGAA CCGGGGGACCGGCGgagcgtgggggtgggggtgagcgaGCAGGAGCTGGTGCCGGAG GGCAGCGCCAGGGCCGCGCTCGCCCTGTCGGCCAAGGTCGCCGtgctggagaagcagctgcagaaggccctccgggagctgcagggggcccagcAGAAGCTG CGCAGCCGGGCACGgccgggcagggagggggccGCGGGGCAGCGGCGGGCGGAGGGAcgccccggctggcagcagcaggaggtgccCGTCAAGGCGGACACGGTCAAGGTGATCCAGGTGCAGCGGGAGCCGGAGATCGCCGCCAGCAAGGCCACGGGCGTGGCCCACCGGCCGCAGCGGGCACAGAGCCTGGAGACCAAGGAGCCCTACGCTAGCCTGCGGGCCCTGACCCGGGGGGAGCCGGGGACGCCGCCCCAGGCCGTGGTGGTGGAGA CCTTCCCCGTCCACGCCGCCGCGCCCCACGCCGCCCCCATCCACGGCGTTAAGAAGATCAGCATCGTGGCCGAGCCCCGCGGGGAGGAGACGGGCCCGGGCGGTGGAGCCTCGCCAG agccccccgGAGCCCCCCAGAAGCCAGAGGCTGCAGTCGCCCCGGACCTTgtcccagctcagccagctgcACCGTGTCCAAGCAAGGCAGAGGACCCAG CCTCGGCGCAGGGGGGCGTCAGAACCGGCACGAAGCGGCAGGGGGAGGCCCCGGAGATGGCGGGCAAGAAAAGTCTCCAGTTTGTGGGCGTCAACGGCGG GTACGAGTCCACTTCCTCGGGCTCCAGCACAGCCGAGAACTCCTCCGACAACGAGAGCACGGAGAGCGAGTACCATGAGGCCAGCGAGGGGCCCCCGGCGGGGCAGGTGCCGGCCCCCCAGAGAGTCCTGGCAGAGGGCAACACGGCGACGGCAGGGGAACCCCCCAGCACGGCACAAGGAAGAACCACTGG GACAGGACTCAGCCCGGAGTTGTTAGCGGCCTGTGAAACCCTGCGGAAGTACCTGGAGAGCCCAGACCTGCTCATGGACAAGGAGATG AAGGCCGCCTACACCCTGGTGCTGCAGGACTGGCTGCAGCTGTCGTGCCACAGGGAGGCTGCCCCTGAGGCCGTGGGGGGGCGCCTGGCCGCGTACCGCGCCCTCTCACCCCGGCTGCTGGAGTTCGTCCTCAACATGGCGGACGGGAACGGGAACACGGCCCTGCACTACACCGTCTCACACTCCAACTTCCCCGTTGTCCAGCGCCTCCTGGAGACCG GCCTGTGCAACGTGGACAAGCAGAACAAAGCAGGCTACACGGCCATCATGCTGACGGCGCTGGCCGCCACCCGCTCCGACAAGGACATGGCCAccatccagcagctgctgcagctgggcgACGTCAACGCCAAGGCCAgccag GCAGGGCAGACGGCCCTGATGCTGGCCGTGAGCCACGGGCGCCAGGACATGGTGGGGGCTCTGCTGGCCTGCGCGGCCGACGTGAACCTGCAGGACGCCGACGGCTCGACGGCCCTGATGTGCGCCTGCGAGCACGGCCACGCCGAGATCGCCCGCCTGCTGCTGGCCACGCCCGCCTGCCACGTGGGCCTGGCCGACCAC GACGGCAGCACGGCCCTGTCCATCGCGCTGGAGGCCGGGCAGAACGACATCGCCGCCATGCTCTACGCCCACATGAACTTCGCCAAGCCGCCTTCCCCG GGGACCCCAAAGCAGCCAAAAGCTGAGACCGCAGCAGCCGTCCTGCCCACCGAGGCTCAGTAG